In the Theobroma cacao cultivar B97-61/B2 chromosome 1, Criollo_cocoa_genome_V2, whole genome shotgun sequence genome, one interval contains:
- the LOC108661376 gene encoding uncharacterized protein LOC108661376, producing the protein MQVQCSCNEVPDRGEYWQVRTFHKVHIYTVDGLQGRFLTTSAKMIGELMSHKLQANGVALRPKDIIYKMRVQWGLKCLYGKAWQAKEYVERLVFGPSEESFQLLPSYFYMLEQENPSIVTAVATDEEERFKYYFWSYGAYIQGFRDVMRLIVAIDATHLKGRFKGVLFVVVCKDANECVYPIAFGIGHVEDKDSWTWFLSKLRDAVGCPENTMFISDQHLGIKKAIQNAYPEAHHGLCGYHLKKNFENKFKHDDVCMLFTFARDCYKVADFNRHMNQIQQIHPRAHADLMRIRLEKWARACSPVRRYQMMISNIAECVNSCLKHARQMSITVLIAFIRDMFQHWFHERYEEAVKVTTPLSPWVARQLSKRFNDAHRFLVKLINRVEFEVKDRKMDGLVNLSKKTCSCCEF; encoded by the coding sequence atgcaagttcagtGTTCGTGCAACGAAGTACCTGATagaggagaatattggcaagttcGGACATTCCACAAAGTACACATCTATACTGTTGATGGTTTACAAGGGCGGTTTCTAACTACGAGTGCGAAGATGattggtgaacttatgtcacacaagCTTCAGGCAAATGGAGTAGCATTGAGACCTAAGGACATAATTTATAAGATGAGGGTTCAATGGGGATTGAAATGCTTGTATGGTAAGGCTTGGCAAGCGAAGGAGTATGTGGAGAGGCTTGTTTTCGGTCCATCGGAGGAGTCATTTCAACTTCTACCAtcgtatttttatatgttggaacaagaaaatcctAGCATAGTGACTGCAGTAGCTACTGATGAGGAAGAgagattcaaatattatttctgGTCATATGGGGCTTATATTCAGGGGTTTAGGGATGTAATGCGTCTTATAGTTGCAATTGATGCGACACATCTGAAAGGCAGGTTCAAGGGTGTTCTGTTTGTcgttgtatgcaaagatgcGAACGAGTGCGTATATCCAATTGCGTTTGGCATCGGCCATGTTGAGGACAAAGACTCGTGGACGTGGTTTCTTAGCAAGCTGCGTGATGCGGTTGGTTGTCCTGAAAACactatgttcatttctgatcAGCATCTCGGcattaagaaagcaatccaaaatgcatacccAGAAGCGCACCATGGTTTATGCGGTTACcacttgaaaaaaaactttgaaaacaagttcaagcacGATGATGTTTGTATGCTTTTCACCTTTGCTCGAGATTGCTATAAGGTGGCCGATTTTAACAGACATATGAACCAGATACAACAGATTCACCCGAGAGCCCACGCGGACCTTATGAGAATAAGGCTTGAGAAATGGGCACGTGCATGTTCACCGGTAAGGCGATACCAAATGATGATATCCAACATTGCggaatgtgttaactcatgcttgaagcatgcaagacaaatgTCGATCACTGTTTTGATCGCGTTCATTAGAGACATGTTCCAGCATtggttccatgaacggtacgaAGAGGCCGTCAAGGTGACCACGCCCCTCAGCCCTTGGGTTGCCAGGCAATTAAGCAAAAGGTTCAATGATGCGCATCGCTTTCTAGTTAAACTTATCAATCGAGTGGAGTTCGAAGTTAAAGACAGGAAGATGGACGGACTTGTAAACTTGTCCAAGAAGACgtgttcatgttgtgagttcTAA
- the LOC18612899 gene encoding uncharacterized protein LOC18612899 isoform X2 yields the protein MKFGFLRNDLDSSPGQSLDGSFRKSNSVISTHSVSGISSSSKFFPTSRRVYKALKDCGRKLVDQELFKQNLEDWVLENSCVEHVPGEQSFFRSPFLIDELRKLDLALEGVLFQQLYRMPCSPYASKALKEDEYLALEDFLHTIVNGLWRTFWRKSGPLPFFLSCSHHPKSKFYAVEKAISRGRLEELRGLALISKIGSDLKVHWDQVVQFALFRQDILSGNELRLSTSSICEALFYGVHILISRSLSKSRTIESDSVFLMVFDSKFGAVVKLGGDLGKLELNTADPYQSVVQWIKCHAEVFVSSVDRIWNKLGNANWRDLGTLQVLLATFYSIIQWNGPPRKSIASLASNHSLRLQKRRIECRLAENENALVPYQQAGFQHGEIVELDHSDNHPVKNSSRLKLKQGEILLLEDQQQGQKSFQIQESFIGGNSFLYGAVSLDYPTQLLTLYAGAHPSRLEPSWEDMSLWYQVQRQTKVLNILKQQGISSKYLPEIIASGRLLHSGPCKKQSPSGRCDHPWCGTPVLVTYPVGEPLSYVVAKDGPFSSDDALRCCRDCLAGLRSAAAANVQHGDISPENIIRVLDTQGMRNKVLYIPISWGRAVLEDKDSPAINLQFSSSHALQHGKLCPASDAESLVYLLFSVCGGTMQQQDSIESALQWREKSWATRSIQQQLGELSPLLKAFADYVDSLCGTPYPVDYDIWLKRLNKAVDGSVSADRGKMIEVLP from the exons ATGAAATTTG GTTTTCTGCGAAATGATTTGGACTCCTCTCCAGGGCAAAGCTTAGATGGAAGTTTCAGAAAATCTAATTCTG TTATCTCCACCCATAGTGTTTCTGGAATTTCATCTTCAAGCAAGTTCTTTCCGACTTCAAGAAGAGTCTACAAGGCACTGAAGGACTGTGGAAGGAAACTTGTTGACCAGGAGTTATTTAAACAGAATCTTGAGGATTGGGTTTTGGAAAATTCTTGTGTGGAGCATGTTCCAGGGGAGCAGTCTTTTTTTAGGTCCCCATTTCTGATTGATGAACTGCGCAAGCTTGATTTAGCATTGGAAGGTGTTCTGTTTCAGCAACTGTACCGTATGCCATGTTCTCCGTATGCTTCTAAAGCTTTGAAGGAAGATGAGTATCTTGCTTTGGAAGACTTTCTTCATACTATAGTAAATGGCCTCTGGCGTACATTTTGGCGTAAAAGCGGACCATTACCATTCTTTTTGTCTTGTTCCCATCATCCTAAATCTAAGTTTTATGCTGTTGAGAAGGCAATATCAAGAGGAAGGCTAGAAGAGCTACGTGGTTTAGCTTTAATATCTAAAATTGGGAGTGATCTAAAAGTTCATTGGGATCAAGTAGTGCAGTTTGCCTTGTTTAGACAAGATATACTATCAGGAAATGAGTTAAGATTGTCAACTAGCAGTATATGTGAAGCCCTATTTTATGGTGttcatatactcatttctagGAGTTTGAGCAAGTCCAGAACCATTGAGAGTGATTCTGTTTTTCTTATGGTTTTTGATTCTAAATTTGGTGCAGTGGTAAAACTTGGAGGTGATCTTGGTAAACTTGAGTTGAATACAGCTGATCCATACCAGTCTGTGGTCCAATGGATAAAGTGTCATGCTGAAGTCTTTGTTTCATCAGTGGACAGAATATGGAATAAGCTTGGGAATGCAAATTGGAGGGACCTGGGGACTCTTCAAGTACTTTTAGCTACTTTTTATTCCATAATCCAGTGGAATGGACCCCCAAGAAAGTCAATAGCCTCATTGGCCTCAAATCATAGCCTTCGTCTTCAGAAGCGTAGAATAGAATGCCGCCTAGCTGAGAATGAAAATGCTCTAGTACCTTACCAACAGGCTGGCTTTCAACATGGAGAGATTGTTGAACTTGATCATAGTGATAATCACCCAGTAAAGAATTCATCACGCCTGAAGCTTAAGCAGGGCGAGATATTATTATTGGAGGATCAACAGCAGGGCCAGAAAAGTTTCCAGATACAAGAGTCCTTCATAGGAGGCAACTCTTTTCTCTATGGTGCTGTTTCTCTAGATTATCCCACACAGTTGTTAACTTTGTATGCTGGTGCTCATCCATCCAGACTTGAACCTTCTTGGGAGGATATGAGTCTGTGGTATCAAGTACAAAGGCAAACAAAGGTACTAAACATATTGAAACAGCAAGGAATTTCAAGCAAATATTTGCCTGAAATAATTGCCTCTGGCCGACTTCTGCATTCTGGTCCTTGCAAAAAGCAGAGTCCAAGTGGACGATGTGATCATCCTTGGTGCGGAACCCCAGTTCTTGTCACATATCCAGTTGGGGAGCCACTTTCATATGTAGTTGCTAAAGATGGCCCATTTTCATCTGATGATGCATTACGCTGCTGCCGAGACTGCCTAGCCGGTCTAAGAAGTGCAGCGGCAGCCAATGTCCAGCATGGTGATATTTCCCCTGAAAACATAATTCGTGTTTTGGACACACAAGGTATGAGAAACAAAGTTTTGTACATCCCAATTTCATGGGGCCGTGCAGTTTTGGAAGACAAGGACAGCCCAGCAATAAATTTGCAGTTCTCGTCTTCTCATGCACTTCAGCATGGGAAACTCTGTCCTGCATCCGATGCTGAGAGCCTTGTCTATCTCCTTTTTTCTGTTTGTGGGGGAACAATGCAGCAACAGGATTCTATTGAATCTGCTTTGCAATGGAGGGAGAAAAGCTGGGCAACGCGATCGATTCAGCAGCAGCTAGGTGAACTTTCACCTTTACTAAAGGCATTTGCTGATTATGTGGATAGCCTTTGCGGAACACCATACCCAGTTGATTATGATATTTGGTTGAAAAGGCTTAACAAAGCTGTGGACGGATCTGTGTCAGCTGATAGAGGTAAAATGATTGAAGTTCTGCCATAA
- the LOC18612899 gene encoding uncharacterized protein LOC18612899 isoform X1: MKFGSKQNDLASSPGKSLNGSFRKFTSGFLRNDLDSSPGQSLDGSFRKSNSVISTHSVSGISSSSKFFPTSRRVYKALKDCGRKLVDQELFKQNLEDWVLENSCVEHVPGEQSFFRSPFLIDELRKLDLALEGVLFQQLYRMPCSPYASKALKEDEYLALEDFLHTIVNGLWRTFWRKSGPLPFFLSCSHHPKSKFYAVEKAISRGRLEELRGLALISKIGSDLKVHWDQVVQFALFRQDILSGNELRLSTSSICEALFYGVHILISRSLSKSRTIESDSVFLMVFDSKFGAVVKLGGDLGKLELNTADPYQSVVQWIKCHAEVFVSSVDRIWNKLGNANWRDLGTLQVLLATFYSIIQWNGPPRKSIASLASNHSLRLQKRRIECRLAENENALVPYQQAGFQHGEIVELDHSDNHPVKNSSRLKLKQGEILLLEDQQQGQKSFQIQESFIGGNSFLYGAVSLDYPTQLLTLYAGAHPSRLEPSWEDMSLWYQVQRQTKVLNILKQQGISSKYLPEIIASGRLLHSGPCKKQSPSGRCDHPWCGTPVLVTYPVGEPLSYVVAKDGPFSSDDALRCCRDCLAGLRSAAAANVQHGDISPENIIRVLDTQGMRNKVLYIPISWGRAVLEDKDSPAINLQFSSSHALQHGKLCPASDAESLVYLLFSVCGGTMQQQDSIESALQWREKSWATRSIQQQLGELSPLLKAFADYVDSLCGTPYPVDYDIWLKRLNKAVDGSVSADRGKMIEVLP; this comes from the exons ATGAAATTTG GCTCTAAACAAAATGATTTGGCTTCATCCCCTGGGAAAAGTTTAAATGGAAGTTTCAGAAAGTTTACATCTG GTTTTCTGCGAAATGATTTGGACTCCTCTCCAGGGCAAAGCTTAGATGGAAGTTTCAGAAAATCTAATTCTG TTATCTCCACCCATAGTGTTTCTGGAATTTCATCTTCAAGCAAGTTCTTTCCGACTTCAAGAAGAGTCTACAAGGCACTGAAGGACTGTGGAAGGAAACTTGTTGACCAGGAGTTATTTAAACAGAATCTTGAGGATTGGGTTTTGGAAAATTCTTGTGTGGAGCATGTTCCAGGGGAGCAGTCTTTTTTTAGGTCCCCATTTCTGATTGATGAACTGCGCAAGCTTGATTTAGCATTGGAAGGTGTTCTGTTTCAGCAACTGTACCGTATGCCATGTTCTCCGTATGCTTCTAAAGCTTTGAAGGAAGATGAGTATCTTGCTTTGGAAGACTTTCTTCATACTATAGTAAATGGCCTCTGGCGTACATTTTGGCGTAAAAGCGGACCATTACCATTCTTTTTGTCTTGTTCCCATCATCCTAAATCTAAGTTTTATGCTGTTGAGAAGGCAATATCAAGAGGAAGGCTAGAAGAGCTACGTGGTTTAGCTTTAATATCTAAAATTGGGAGTGATCTAAAAGTTCATTGGGATCAAGTAGTGCAGTTTGCCTTGTTTAGACAAGATATACTATCAGGAAATGAGTTAAGATTGTCAACTAGCAGTATATGTGAAGCCCTATTTTATGGTGttcatatactcatttctagGAGTTTGAGCAAGTCCAGAACCATTGAGAGTGATTCTGTTTTTCTTATGGTTTTTGATTCTAAATTTGGTGCAGTGGTAAAACTTGGAGGTGATCTTGGTAAACTTGAGTTGAATACAGCTGATCCATACCAGTCTGTGGTCCAATGGATAAAGTGTCATGCTGAAGTCTTTGTTTCATCAGTGGACAGAATATGGAATAAGCTTGGGAATGCAAATTGGAGGGACCTGGGGACTCTTCAAGTACTTTTAGCTACTTTTTATTCCATAATCCAGTGGAATGGACCCCCAAGAAAGTCAATAGCCTCATTGGCCTCAAATCATAGCCTTCGTCTTCAGAAGCGTAGAATAGAATGCCGCCTAGCTGAGAATGAAAATGCTCTAGTACCTTACCAACAGGCTGGCTTTCAACATGGAGAGATTGTTGAACTTGATCATAGTGATAATCACCCAGTAAAGAATTCATCACGCCTGAAGCTTAAGCAGGGCGAGATATTATTATTGGAGGATCAACAGCAGGGCCAGAAAAGTTTCCAGATACAAGAGTCCTTCATAGGAGGCAACTCTTTTCTCTATGGTGCTGTTTCTCTAGATTATCCCACACAGTTGTTAACTTTGTATGCTGGTGCTCATCCATCCAGACTTGAACCTTCTTGGGAGGATATGAGTCTGTGGTATCAAGTACAAAGGCAAACAAAGGTACTAAACATATTGAAACAGCAAGGAATTTCAAGCAAATATTTGCCTGAAATAATTGCCTCTGGCCGACTTCTGCATTCTGGTCCTTGCAAAAAGCAGAGTCCAAGTGGACGATGTGATCATCCTTGGTGCGGAACCCCAGTTCTTGTCACATATCCAGTTGGGGAGCCACTTTCATATGTAGTTGCTAAAGATGGCCCATTTTCATCTGATGATGCATTACGCTGCTGCCGAGACTGCCTAGCCGGTCTAAGAAGTGCAGCGGCAGCCAATGTCCAGCATGGTGATATTTCCCCTGAAAACATAATTCGTGTTTTGGACACACAAGGTATGAGAAACAAAGTTTTGTACATCCCAATTTCATGGGGCCGTGCAGTTTTGGAAGACAAGGACAGCCCAGCAATAAATTTGCAGTTCTCGTCTTCTCATGCACTTCAGCATGGGAAACTCTGTCCTGCATCCGATGCTGAGAGCCTTGTCTATCTCCTTTTTTCTGTTTGTGGGGGAACAATGCAGCAACAGGATTCTATTGAATCTGCTTTGCAATGGAGGGAGAAAAGCTGGGCAACGCGATCGATTCAGCAGCAGCTAGGTGAACTTTCACCTTTACTAAAGGCATTTGCTGATTATGTGGATAGCCTTTGCGGAACACCATACCCAGTTGATTATGATATTTGGTTGAAAAGGCTTAACAAAGCTGTGGACGGATCTGTGTCAGCTGATAGAGGTAAAATGATTGAAGTTCTGCCATAA